From Vanacampus margaritifer isolate UIUO_Vmar chromosome 8, RoL_Vmar_1.0, whole genome shotgun sequence, a single genomic window includes:
- the grik6 gene encoding putative glutamate receptor: protein MLFVFFLSSVGFFFNIGTSTAVQPELKITTILQEPYTMPKGSQLEGFCMDLLSEVAKKLDFTYKVHLVKDASYGRQDDNGHWNGMVGEVVRGEADLAIAPLTLTAAREKAVGMTKPFMQTGISILLRKDISEGMGFFDFLTPFSAETWAGIIIAYLGTAVCISIVTRVSPNEWSQPQNERSMFSLPHSLWYAAGALTLQGAGPHPRALSGRVVCCSWWLFAVVILACYFSNLSSSKSPESTQLSVKGFEDLANQDVIEYGCLSASSTLAFFKNSDNPVYRRIYEHMERSKSLVSSMDEGIRLAKEGNFAFIGESVSLDLAVARHCDLVRAHEVVGMRGYSIAAKLGSPLIKNLSVAILQLSEAGELAYLQSKWWASSCMADKAKAAAVQPHSLKGIFLVLALGLTLGTLSAILELASKSRSRAAEQKKSFCRVLTEELSLRFRNNNSATKRAQEPADKETEKA, encoded by the exons ATgctgtttgtcttctttttgtcaTCTGTTGGGTTCTTCTTCAACATTGGGACAAGCACTGCAG TGCAACCCGAGCTGAAAATTACGACAATCCTG CAAGAGCCTTACACAATGCCCAAAGGCTCACAACTGGAAGGCTTCTGCATGGACCTGCTGTCTGAAGTAGCCAAAAAGCTGGACTTCACTTACAAAGTGCACCTGGTGAAGGATGCCTCGTACGGCAGGCAGGATGACAACGGACACTGGAACGGGATGGTTGGCGAAGTGGTGCGAGGG GAGGCCGACTTGGCGATCGCGCCGCTGACCCTCACCGCCGCTCGGGAGAAGGCGGTAGGCATGACCAAACCCTTCATGCAGACGGGGATAAGCATCCTGCTGAGGAAGGACATCTCCGAGGGGATGGGCTTCTTTGATTTCCTCACTCCCTTTTCAGCTGAGACCTGGGCCGGGATTATCATCGCCTACCTGGGAACTGCTGTCTGCATCTCTATAGTGACTAG AGTCAGCCCGAATGAGTGGAGTCAGCCTCAGAACGAGCGGAGCATGTTCAGCCTTCCGCACAGCCTCTGGTACGCTGCTGGGGCGCTCACGCTACAAG GTGCCGGTCCGCACCCCCGCGCTCTCTCAGGACGTGTCGTCTGCTGCAGCTGGTGGCTGTTTGCTGTGGTGATCCTGGCCTGTTATTTCTCCAACCTCAGCTCGTCCAAAAGCCCCGAATCCACTCAGCTGAGCGTGAAAGGCTTTGAAGACTTGGCCAATCAGGATGTGATTGAATACGGGTGCCTGAGCGCCTCTTCCACGTTGGCCTTCTTCAAG AATTCCGACAACCCGGTGTATCGCAGGATCTACGAGCACATGGAAAGAAGTAAAAGTCTGGTATCATCCATGGATGAAGGCATCCGTCTGGCAAAGGAGGGCAACTTTGCCTTCATCGGAGAGTCGGTGTCTCTGGACTTGGCCGTGGCGCGCCACTGCGACCTGGTCAGGGCCCATGAGGTGGTCGGCATGAGGGGATACAGCATCGCCGCCAAGCTTG GATCTCCGCTCATCAAGAACCTGAGCGTGGCCATCCTGCAGCTGAGCGAGGCGGGCGAGCTGGCTTATCTGCAGAGCAAATGGTGGGCCAGCAGCTGCATGGCGGACAAGGCCAAGGCGGCAGCTGTGCAGCCGCACAGTCTCAAGGGAATTTTTCTGGTGCTTGCGCTGGGCCTGACGCTTGGAACACTGTCGGCCATCTTGGAGCTCGCCTCCAAGAGTCGCAGCCGTGCGGCGGAGCAGAAG AAATCCTTCTGCCGGGTGCTGACTGAAGAGCTCAGCTTGCGTTTCAGGAACAACAACAGTGCGACGAAGCGAGCTCAAGAGCCTGCTGATAAAGAAACAGAAAAGGCATAA